TTCTGAACAGTTCCGGAATATGCCGTTCTGCATCTTCAGAATAGCTTCCTCGAAATGGAATATGCTGTTCTGCATCTTCAGAATAGCTTGCCGCAACTGTAATATGCCGTTTTGCAGTTGCAGAATAGCTTGCCGCAACTGTAATATGCCGTTTTGCAGTTGCAGAATAGCTTGCCGCAACTGTAATATGCCGTTTTGCAGTTGCAGAATAGCTTGCCGCAACTGTAATATGCCGTTTTGCAGTTGCAGAATAGCTTGCCGCAACTGTAATATGCCGTTTTGCAGTTGCAGAATAGCTTGCCGCAACTGTAATATGCCGTTTTGCAGTTGCAGAATAGCTTGCCGCAACTGTAATATGCCGTTTTGCAGTTGCAGAATAGCTTGCCGCAACTGTAATATGCCGTTTTGCAGTTGCAGAATAGCTTGCCGCAACTGTAATATGCCGTTTTGCAGTTGCAGAATAGCTTGCCGCAACTGTAATATACCATTTTGCAGTTGCAGAATAGGGCAAAAAGGTTTTGATGAGCTGTTTGATTTCTGTCAAATAGGGCCAGCCATAGCATTTCAGCTAAAAAAAGAGGACCAACTGCAAAACGCAGTTGGTCCTCTTCCTCTAATTGGGGAGGGGCTTATACTTAAAATCTAAAGCCTAGGGTCATCATAAAGAGCCCAATAGTTTCGCTATTGCTCGTTCTAGGGTTATTATAGCTAGAAGTAGCATAATAGGGCGAGTATTCAAAATCTCTGATGCTCCGCATATAGCTAAGGTCAAAAAAGACATGCTCTTGGCGAAAGCCAAAGCCCGCAGTAATATCATGGCGCAAATCGTTTACCCCCTTCACTTGGTCCAAATAAGGGGAGCTTTGTAGGCGGTAGCTCGCTCTTAGACGAAGCGAATTGATGGCAATTTCGCCACCCACTCTAAGGCGGTAGGCGCCCTGATAAGTATCAGTAATTGCGTTATTCACCGCATCAATAAAGGCTTGGTCTCCAGCGGTAGCATTTTCATCCGAGGCTTGGAGTGCATAGCTACTGCCTGCATAATTGAGGTATTCGCCATCTATGCCCAAATAGCCCTTAATGGGGTCGGTTTTTCCGCCAAAGGTATGGCCCATACTAAGGGCAAAAACCCAGGGAGAGAAAAAGTCTTGTTTATATTCTGCGGTAGGAGAGACCCAAGGTTCTGTAGCAGAAGTTTCGCGGAGGGTATCGTTCCAGACCACCGCCCCGCTAAGTTCGGTATCTAGGTTTTCGGTCAGACTCATGGCCGTGGGCGTATGCATACTGAGGCCTACTCTAAGGCGTTTATTGACTCTATAAATAAGGCCTAGTTTAAGGTTGATGCCTGTTCCTTTTACCGTCCGAATCTCATCGAAGTTGAGGCTTTTAAAGTCCATGTTTCCTGTAGGTTCGGTCTCGCTATAGCTTCTAAAGTCTCGGAAGTTGAGAAAGGTAATGCCTAGGCTTCCACCAATATAAAGCCTGTTTTTGTAATTACCCGCTAGGGCAATATTGAGCTCATTGATGCCGCCCGATTGGCGGACCAATTGGCTTTTTTGAATATAAGCGCGATTAGAATCGACCACCGAGCCTACATAATCGCTACCGCCGCCAGGATTATCAATAAAATAGGCATCCCAAGCGAGGCGTTCTTCAAAGGGGTCTAAATCATCGGGCAGGGCATTGGCGGCATTAGCCTCTTGGGTGAAGTTAATAATGCGAGAGCCGGTAGAGGTTCCAGAAAAAGAATAGGTCCGATTAAAAGAGGCCGTTCGGCCGAAGCTAAGGCCAAAATTGACATAGCGCCAATCTGTACTTTGTTCTTGGGCCAAGACAAGTCCTACAGAGCCAAGGTTAAAACTTAGGCGGTTGTTGCTAGAGCGGGGCAGGGTACTATCGGCTAAAAATTGGCTTTGGATATTGGCAAACTGTAGGCCGGGGCTAATACTAAACTCCGAGCCTCGGTAAACGGCAAGGCCAGCGGGATTGCCATTGAGGCTGCTCATATCGGCTCCAAGGGCGCCCAGGGCGCCGCCAACCGCCATGCTGCGGGCAGTATTGGGCTGCAAGCGTTCGGAAAAGAGCAGGGCATCGCTGCTTATTTGGGCCATTAGGGCCGAACTAAAGATGGAGAAAAAGACAAAAAGACTAAACTTGTTCATAAGATTTATTTTAAGACATTTAATTTAAGACAAGTCTTTTAGAAGACTCAATTTTAGCGCCATCCTCTTTTTGCGGTAGGGGGGCGGCGCAGCCGCCCCGGCTGAGGGATGGACAAGGGTGGCCGTCAGGCCAGACCCAGCGGGCAAAGCCCGCGCAGGGCCGAGCAGACCTGCGAGCCCTGAAACAGCCCGACCCGCCCGCAGGGCGGGGCAGCCCCAAAATAGTAGGAAGAGAAAAAAAAAGGAAAATAATCCAGTGGGCTGCCTAAAATAGGCTATTTTTGGGGGCATTAAACCACCCTCAAAGAAATAGGTCCATGCAACTTTTAGATGGTAAAGCCCTCTCTCAAAGTATTCAATTAGAGCTCAAAGCGGAAGTAGAGCAAATTGTCGCCCAAGGCGGTCGCCCCCCTCATTTGGTGGCGGTTTTAGTGGGAGAACATCCTGCTTCGGCCAGTTATGTGCGCAACAAAATGCGAGCTTGCGAAAGAGCCAATTTTCGGTCTAGCTTGAAAAAACTGCCCGTAGATATTGCTCAGGAGGACTTATTGGCGGAAATAGCTGCGCTCAATCAAGACCCCGAAGTAGATGGCTATATTTTGCAGTTGCCCTTGCCGGCACATATAGATGAACATTTGGTAACGCAGGCGGTTGCGCCCGAAAAAGATGTGGATGGCTTTCATCCCTATAATTTGGGCCAGATGCTTTTGGGCGAAGACTCTTATTTGCCCGCTACGCCTATGGGCATGATTACCCTTTTGGAGCGTTATGGGATGGAAACATCGGGCAAAGAAGCCGTAGTGATTGGTCGTTCGAACATTGTGGGCCGCCCGATGAGTGTTTTGCTTTCTCGCAAACATCCGCAGGGAAATTGTACGGTTACGGTATTGCACAGCCGCAGCCAAAACATGGCCGAACATTGTCGACGGGCCGATATTATTGTAGCCGCTATTGGTCAGGCCAACTTCCTGACCGCCGATATGGTGAAAGAAGGCGCCATTATCTTAGATGTGGGCATCAACGCCATAGACGACCCCAAGGCCAAAAGAGGCTATCGTCTGGTTGGAGATGTAGATTTTGAGGGAGTAAAAGAAAAGGTGTCGGCCATCACGCCCGTACCCGGTGGAGTTGGTCCCATGACCGTAGTATCCTTATTGATGAACTGCCTAAAAGCCTATAAAACAGGCGCAGGCAAAGCCCTAGAAAAGCAATAAACTATGCGAATATTGAGTTTTTTGGCCGTTTTGGCCATTACTATATTTCTATTTCTCTTTCTCAACTCCTCCGACTTTGCCTCTTCTACGGTAGAGAGTTTGAGTGGAAAAGAGACTTTTATTCCTCCGATGGGGAAGTTGTTGAGTCCGAGCTCGGGCTTTTGGCGAAATGCCGAAAGCAAAACGGGCCCTTCGCTCTCCTCTTCTCTGAGCGATGGCTCGCTGTCGGCCCCCGTAGAACTGCTCTATGACGACCGAATGGTCCCACATATCTTTGCCGACAATATGCAGGATGCTTTTTTTGCCCAGGGGTATGCTACGGCTAGCCTTCGACTTTGGCAGATGGAGTTTCAGACGCATGCGGTTTCTGGCCGTTTGGCCGAGGTGTTGGCCACCTCTGAAAAGATGCGAGAAGTTTTGTTGAAGATGGACCGTAAAAAGCGGAAGGCGGGCTTGCCCTTGGCCGCTAAAAAGACCGTAGAACTTTGGAAGAAAGACCCCAAAACCTACGAACTCTTGCAACGCTATGCCGATGGCGTCAATGCTTATATTGATGATTTATCTTATGCCGAATTACCTTTGGAGTATAAGTTACTGAATTATCGTCCCGAAAAATGGACGGTCCTTAAATCGGCCCTTTTGCTCAAAGCTATGGCCGAGGACTTGACCGCTAAGGATCATGATTTTGAGATGACCAATGCTTATAAATACTTTGGTCGAGATACCTTCAATCTTTTTTATCCAGAATATTTTCCCGAGCAATCGCCTATTATTAACGATACGGCCTTCTATAACTTTAAGCCCGTAGCGGTAGGAGATAGCTTGGCCAAACCCTTTTTGGGTTTTGATCAGGGCTTGCCGAAAAACCCCAAGCCCCAGCCTAAGGGTATTGGGAGTAATAACTGGGCCCTGGGCGGCAAAAAAACGGCTTCAGGTTATCCTATTTTGTGTAATGACCCCCACCTCAAGCTCAATCTGCCCTCTATTTGGTTTGAGGCGCAAATTGTAACGCCTGATTTTAATGTCTATGGGGCAACATTGCCCGGAGCGCCAGGTATTATCTCTGGTTTTAATCAGCATATTGCTTGGGGGGTGACCAATGTGGCCCATGATGTTCGCGATTGGTACGCCATTCAATGGACCGATGAAACGAAATCGAGCTATATCTTTGATGGCGAAGAAAAAGCCAGCGAGAAAATCCTCGATACCGTTTATGTACGAGGAGCGGGCTTTGTTGTCGATACGCTTATTTATACGCATTTTGGTCCGGTCGTTCGCACCGTAAATGGCCAAGACTATGTCTTGCATTGGCAGGCCAACGAGCCTAGCTCCGAGGCCAAAACCTTTATCCTATTGGCCCAAGCCAAAAACTACCAAGATTATCAGGCGGCCATTAAGCATTTTTCTTGCCCCGCCCAAAACTTGGTCTTTGCCTGTAATAATGGAGACATTGCGCTTTGGACCCAAGGAAAACTGCCTTTGCGCCGACCCGAGCAAGGAAAATTTGTCGCCGATGGCCGCTATTCCTTCAATCAATGGTCGGGCTTTATGCCCCAAGAGCATATTCCACACGAATATAACCCCCAAAAGGGCTATGTGGCCTCGGCCAATCAGCATTCGGTCAGCCCCGCCTATCCTTATTATACCTATGGTTATTTTGAGGAGTATCGTGGGCGCTACCTCAATGGTCAGCTAGACGCCCTTTCTGCAGCCACCGATAGCGAAATGAAGGCCTTGCAATTGAGTAATTTTAGCCAAAAGGCCCAAGATTTTCTGCCGCTGCTAATGAAGTACTTGCAAAGAGGCGAGCTGAGCAAAGACGAGCTAGAGCTCTTGGCCCTTTTCCGAGATTGGGATTATGAATATACGGCAGAGGCCGTGGCTCCAACCATCTTTGAAGATTGGTTCTATAATTTGCAGGCCCTTACCTATGACGAACTCGAAGAGGCCGCTGCCCAAGGTATGGAACTGAATTATCCCGATGCCTGGCATTTGTTGGGCCTCCTCAAGCGAGACACCAGTTCTTTTATTTGGGACAAAGTAAGCACCGAGAAGCAAGAACGCATTGAAGATATTGTGACGCTTTCGTTTAAGGAAACTCTAAATACGGTGCCCAAAAATAAGTCGGGCCAACCCATTAGCTGGGGAGAAATGAAGGCCACAGCCCTCTATCACCTGGCCCGCATCGAGGAGTTTAGTATCCTAAATTTATCGGTGGGCGGTACCGCCGATGCCCTCAATGCCGTGAGCAACCGCTACGATTTTGCGGCTAGCCGAAAGGCCGATAGCCTGATGCATAAGGGCGGCTCTGCGGCTGGACCCTCTTGGCGTATGATTGTCGAATTGGGCGAGAAGAAACCCAAGGCACAAGCCATTTATCCCGGTGGCCAATCGGGTAACCCCGGTAGCCACTACTATGATAATATGGTCCAAGCTTGGGCCGAGGGCCGCTACAACAAATTACTTTATCTAGAATCTGCCGAAGAAGGAAAAGAGAAGATCCGAATTCGCCAGCGTTTGCACTAAAAAAGACAATTTATTATGACTAGAGTACTATTAGGCGC
This genomic interval from Saprospira grandis contains the following:
- a CDS encoding penicillin acylase family protein, coding for MRILSFLAVLAITIFLFLFLNSSDFASSTVESLSGKETFIPPMGKLLSPSSGFWRNAESKTGPSLSSSLSDGSLSAPVELLYDDRMVPHIFADNMQDAFFAQGYATASLRLWQMEFQTHAVSGRLAEVLATSEKMREVLLKMDRKKRKAGLPLAAKKTVELWKKDPKTYELLQRYADGVNAYIDDLSYAELPLEYKLLNYRPEKWTVLKSALLLKAMAEDLTAKDHDFEMTNAYKYFGRDTFNLFYPEYFPEQSPIINDTAFYNFKPVAVGDSLAKPFLGFDQGLPKNPKPQPKGIGSNNWALGGKKTASGYPILCNDPHLKLNLPSIWFEAQIVTPDFNVYGATLPGAPGIISGFNQHIAWGVTNVAHDVRDWYAIQWTDETKSSYIFDGEEKASEKILDTVYVRGAGFVVDTLIYTHFGPVVRTVNGQDYVLHWQANEPSSEAKTFILLAQAKNYQDYQAAIKHFSCPAQNLVFACNNGDIALWTQGKLPLRRPEQGKFVADGRYSFNQWSGFMPQEHIPHEYNPQKGYVASANQHSVSPAYPYYTYGYFEEYRGRYLNGQLDALSAATDSEMKALQLSNFSQKAQDFLPLLMKYLQRGELSKDELELLALFRDWDYEYTAEAVAPTIFEDWFYNLQALTYDELEEAAAQGMELNYPDAWHLLGLLKRDTSSFIWDKVSTEKQERIEDIVTLSFKETLNTVPKNKSGQPISWGEMKATALYHLARIEEFSILNLSVGGTADALNAVSNRYDFAASRKADSLMHKGGSAAGPSWRMIVELGEKKPKAQAIYPGGQSGNPGSHYYDNMVQAWAEGRYNKLLYLESAEEGKEKIRIRQRLH
- the folD gene encoding bifunctional methylenetetrahydrofolate dehydrogenase/methenyltetrahydrofolate cyclohydrolase FolD produces the protein MQLLDGKALSQSIQLELKAEVEQIVAQGGRPPHLVAVLVGEHPASASYVRNKMRACERANFRSSLKKLPVDIAQEDLLAEIAALNQDPEVDGYILQLPLPAHIDEHLVTQAVAPEKDVDGFHPYNLGQMLLGEDSYLPATPMGMITLLERYGMETSGKEAVVIGRSNIVGRPMSVLLSRKHPQGNCTVTVLHSRSQNMAEHCRRADIIVAAIGQANFLTADMVKEGAIILDVGINAIDDPKAKRGYRLVGDVDFEGVKEKVSAITPVPGGVGPMTVVSLLMNCLKAYKTGAGKALEKQ
- a CDS encoding aromatic hydrocarbon degradation protein, which translates into the protein MNKFSLFVFFSIFSSALMAQISSDALLFSERLQPNTARSMAVGGALGALGADMSSLNGNPAGLAVYRGSEFSISPGLQFANIQSQFLADSTLPRSSNNRLSFNLGSVGLVLAQEQSTDWRYVNFGLSFGRTASFNRTYSFSGTSTGSRIINFTQEANAANALPDDLDPFEERLAWDAYFIDNPGGGSDYVGSVVDSNRAYIQKSQLVRQSGGINELNIALAGNYKNRLYIGGSLGITFLNFRDFRSYSETEPTGNMDFKSLNFDEIRTVKGTGINLKLGLIYRVNKRLRVGLSMHTPTAMSLTENLDTELSGAVVWNDTLRETSATEPWVSPTAEYKQDFFSPWVFALSMGHTFGGKTDPIKGYLGIDGEYLNYAGSSYALQASDENATAGDQAFIDAVNNAITDTYQGAYRLRVGGEIAINSLRLRASYRLQSSPYLDQVKGVNDLRHDITAGFGFRQEHVFFDLSYMRSIRDFEYSPYYATSSYNNPRTSNSETIGLFMMTLGFRF